In Papaver somniferum cultivar HN1 chromosome 1, ASM357369v1, whole genome shotgun sequence, a genomic segment contains:
- the LOC113327428 gene encoding dirigent protein 2-like, producing MHIRQSVYIYVYRIHRVANSSSKKQREIVFIFIMGSNHFSLLLLVMISFMTLSQARKNIKWGDKSTVPHKMGKEKMTKLHFYFHDVITGKNPVAVQIAQARGTKSSPTMFGAMFMIDDPLTEGPSPRSRLVGRAQGFYGHSGKDELSLTMSMSLVFTGNKKFNGSTISVLSRNPIEHTKRELAIVGGTGYFRYARGFISGKTYRVSGPDAIVEYTCNILHY from the coding sequence ATGCACATCCGACAATCCGTCTATATATATGTTTACAGAATACACCGAGTTGCAAACAGTTCGAGTAAGAAACAAAGAGAGATTGTATTTATATTCATCATGGGTTCTAACCATTtctcacttcttcttcttgtaaTGATCTCATTCATGACTCTTTCACAAGCTCGTAAGAATATAAAATGGGGTGATAAAAGTACTGTTCCACACAAAATGGGCAAGGAGAAGATGACGAAATTACATTTTTACTTTCACGATGTTATCACCGGAAAGAATCCAGTTGCAGTTCAGATAGCTCAAGCACGGGGAACAAAGTCTTCTCCGACAATGTTTGGAGCAATGTTTATGATAGATGATCCATTAACTGAAGGTCCCAGCCCGAGATCTAGACTTGTGGGTCGAGCTCAAGGTTTTTATGGACATTCCGGGAAGGATGAATTATCTCTGACGATGAGTATGAGTCTTGTTTTTACTGGCAATAAGAAGTTTAACGGATCTACTATCAGTGTTTTAAGTCGGAATCCCATTGAACATACGAAACGAGAACTTGCGATTGTTGGAGGAACTGGATACTTTCGATATGCGCGTGGGTTCATAAGCGGCAAGACGTATCGGGTTAGCGGACCAGATGCCATTGTTGAGTATACTTGTAATATTCTTCATTATTAA
- the LOC113281546 gene encoding dirigent protein 2-like yields the protein MATALLITPAQANHPHWGETVPYSSPPEKMTKLHFYLHDNLIGSNQTGFRIAEAAITNSSSTFFGATFMVDDPLTEGPDPESRLVGRAQEREFSIVGGTGFFRFARGFISAKTYWTNGFNSIIEWTCTVVHN from the exons ATGGCAACAGCTTTACTCATAACCCCGGCACAAGCAAATCATCCACACTGGGGCGAAACAGTACCTTACAGCTCCCCTCCAGAGAAGATGACAAAGCTTCACTTTTACTTGCACGATAATCTAATCGGAAGCAATCAAACTGGTTTTAGGATCGCTGAAGCTGCAATTactaattcttcatcaacatttttTGGGGCAACTTTTATGGTGGATGACCCGTTAACCGAAGGACCTGATCCAGAGTCCAGACTTGTAGGACGAGCTCAAG AGCGAGAATTTTCGATTGTTGGTGGAACTGGATTTTTCCGATTCGCTCGTGGGTTTATCAGTGCTAAGACGTACTGGACTAATGGCTTCAATTCTATCATTGAGTGGACTTGTACTGTTGTTCACAACTAA
- the LOC113327444 gene encoding uncharacterized protein At5g64816-like gives MVDAWWSLLGAAIPAIVAGQALRVKRRRAEEQRIKSARGREKSSDDIFVCERVCTSKRMLKRVGAFSKDPTPDTCVTVCGVSELDACSDACARTVCVNQHQVPNWNDICLRRCQSECLKLSTSHRS, from the coding sequence ATGGTTGATGCGTGGTGGTCCCTGTTAGGTGCCGCAATTCCAGCCATTGTTGCAGGACAAGCTTTGAGAGTGAAGAGACGGCGTGCTGAAGAACAGAGAATTAAAAGTGCCCGTGGAAGAGAAAAGAGCTCTGATGACATCTTTGTCTGTGAGAGAGTTTGTACGTCAAAGAGAATGTTAAAGAGGGTTGGTGCATTTTCCAAAGACCCGACTCCCGACACTTGTGTTACTGTCTGTGGTGTGTCTGAACTTGATGCTTGCTCTGATGCGTGTGCTCGTACGGTCTGCGTTAATCAACACCAAGTGCCCAACTGGAACGATATTTGCCTCCGGAGATGTCAGAGTGAATGCCTTAAACTCAGTACTTCTCATCGTTCTTAA